In Candidatus Coatesbacteria bacterium, the DNA window GGTTTGCGGCGACCGCCCAGGGCAAGGGCGCGCTGGTCCTTCCACAGCCGCCAGGGGGTCCAGACATCGTAGCCGCGTTCACTGAAGCGGCGCACGATCCCGCCGGAGAGGAAGTCATCGAAGAGGACATAGGGGTAGCCGACGACGCCGAGGGCGCCCCGGGTCGGGGTCGGCGGCTGGGGCGGCGCCGCGCCGTCGAGGACCGCCAGGGCCGCGGTCGGACTCAGCCCCCGGCCCAGCAGGGTCTCGTAGCGCCGCTGGACCTTGAGCGCGCGGCGGTAGGTCAGGTAGAGGCGGCCGTAGGTGAAGTGGCGCAGACGGCGCAACTGGTTGGCCACGCCGTAGAGGGTGGCCAGGCGTCGGGTCAGGTCGACGTCGACGTCGAGGACGATCGGGCGCTCGGGATCCAGCCCCGGGCCGGACTCGCCGCGGCGAACCATGGGTAGCTCACGGATGCCCGTCGGCGGCGGCTCTTCGCGCAGTCTGAGCCGGCGGCTGAAAAAGCGCCGCGCCCGAGCCCGCGGTCCCAACTGCTCGACGGTCTCCAGACCCATCGAGTTGCGCACGATGTCGGGCAGGCCGATGAACTTGGGACAGAAGGTCTCCCGGAAGCCGCGCCCCCGGTACTCGAGGCGGCGGACCTTGACCAGACGGGGCAGATAGAGGGCGTCGCAGCGGCCGAACAGGCTGTGTACGTGGCCGTGAAAGATCTTGATCGGGATGCAGGCGTCGGCGACGGTGTAGGTGGTGCCGGCGTCGACGATGGAGCGGTTGGTCGGCCCGCTGAGCACGTAGTCGAAGCCCAATCCGTGGATGATCTCCCGCACCAGGGGGAAGTGCAGGTAGTAATCCAGCGCTCGGGGTATGCCGATGCGCAGACGTTGTTCGTCGGCCATGAGAGGCTCGCTTCGTGGTAGCGGGGCGGCGGGTTCGGCGTCGACCGCCGAGGCCGGGACGGGGCAGAGACCGGCGGGCTTCCGCAGCGCATGATAGCAACGCCCCGCCGACCGGTCAAGTTGAACCGTCCGCGGCCGGGTCAGCCGAGACGGACTTTGTTATAATGGCAATGGGTAAAAGACAAACCCGGCGGTGAGATGCGCATCCGACCCACCCTACCCCTGATCCTCTGTTGCCTGGCGGTCAACCCGGCGCCGGCCCAATCGGCGGTGACACCCGGCGCCGACGGCTCGACGGCGGGCGACTTCCCCCTGCCCGAGTTCGAACAGCTCACCACTCACGGCGCCTACGACGGCTCACCGGCGCTCAAGACCGGCTTGAGCCTGGTGGCCTTCGTCAGCGAGCGGGCCGGCAACCGCGACATCTGGTACTATGACCTGGACTCCGGCGAACTCGAGCGGCTGACCGAGCACACGGCGGCCGACTACCAGCCGACCTGGGACCCCACCTCGGACACCGTCTTCTTCGTCAGCACCCGCGACGATCCCGACGGCGAGCTCTACTCGGTGGACCCCTCCATCGACTATGTCCGCCGTCTGACCGAGCATCGCGGCCGTGACGAATTTCCCGCCGTCAGCCCCGACGGCAAGTGGGTCGTCTTCTCCCGCACCGAGGAGGAGGGCTTCCGCCCCGACGGAGCGCCGACGGGACCGAACTGGGAGTTTCCCGTCGAGCCGGCAAACCTGTTCCGCATCCCGGTCAACGGGGGGGAGGCCGAGCGGCTGACCTCGTCGGCGGCCACCCAACCCTGCTTCAGCCCCGACGGCGCCTGGCTGGCCTACGTCCTGCCCGGCCGCGAGCGCTCGGCCCTCGTCCTGCGCCGCTTGAGCGACGGCCGGGAGCTCGTCCTGGTCGACGACGGCAGCCTGGTGGCCTATCCGCGCTGGCGCCGCAGCGGCATCGTCTTCACCCGCTTCGCCCTGGACACCAATTCCGACGGCCATATCGACATCCTCGACAACGGCCAGGTCTGCCACCTGCGGGCCGACCAGGTCGCGGGGGTTCTCGAGGGCCGTTTCAGCGCCGCGGCCGCCGCCGACCGCCTGGGTCCGGATCAGACCCCCTACCGCCGAGTGACCACGGCTCGGGAGTGGAGCGGTGTCGCCGATCTCGGCGGTGTCAACATCTTCTACGCCTCCGACGCCTCGGGCAACGGCGACATCTGGCGCACGACGATCGCGCCCCCACCCCTCGAGGGCGCGGCCGTCGATGTCTTCCGCGAGGCGCAGGGGGTCACCGACCCCTCCCGACGCCTGCTGGCCCTGGTGCGCTTCGTCGACACCTTTCACGCCGATCCGCTCTGGGGGCCCGAGGGCCAACTGGCCTACGCCGACGAACTGGAGCGGCGGGGGCTGGAACATCAGGCCGATTTCGAGCGTGAGCAGGTGGCCCGCCGCTGGGGTTCGAGCGACCACGCCCGCGCCGTGGCGGCCTATCACGAGCTGGCGGTGCGCTGGCAAAGGGCCCTGGCCTACGATCGTCTGCCCACCGCCGAGAAGGCCCTTTCCGGGGACGTCGGCACAGCGGAGGAGGCCACCCCCGTCCGCGCCGCCGCCCTGGAGCTGGCCGCGGAACACGAAGCCAAAGAGCCTGCGGTGGCCTGCGCCTGCCTGGTATTGGCCGCCGATACCGACGCCGCCCTCGGCGACAACACCGCCGCCCTGGAGCTCTACGACCGCGCCGCCTACCTGGGCGGCGATTTCGCCCGCCGGGCCGAGGCCCAGACCAAGGCCGCCCGCAGCCTCGAGCGCCTCGGGCGCCGCGAGGAAGCCCGGGAGCGCTATCTCGACGTCCTGCTCAACTACCCGGCCGAGGAGCGCTGGCAGGGCGAGGTCCAGGCCAGCCTGACCGCCCTGGAGACCGGCGGGGTCACCGACGTTGAAAGACTGGTGGCCCTGGAGCGGGTGACCCGGGACTACGCCGATTACCCGGAGCTGGCCGCCTACGCCCAACTGCAGATCGGCCGCGAGCTGGAGCACCTGGGCCAGTACGAGGAAGCCGCCGACGCCTATCAGAAGGTCGTCGACGACTTCCCACGCGTGCGCTTCCTCGGCGCCCGGGCCCTGATCGAGCAGGCCGCCGTGCGTCGTCGCCAGGGCAAACCCGAGGAGGGCGCCCGGGCCCTGCGCACCGTCGTCGAGGATTACGACGACCTCGGCCGGGGCGAGCTGGCCGCCGAGGCCGAGGCGACCCTGCGCCGCCTGCTCCTCGACGAGGCCGCCGCCTTCCGCGCCCACGACGATCCCCAACGCGCCGAGGCCCTGCTGCGTCAGGCGCTGGATTTCGAGTACGACTTCCCCGCCGCCCACCGGGCGCTGATCAAGCTGCTCTGTGAGGACCTGGGCCAGCGCGACGCCCTGGTCGAGGAGTACGAGGCCGTCCTGCAGCAAGAGCCGGACAGTGCCATCGCCCAATACGGCCTGGGTCTGACGCTGACCTACCCCCCCAACGGCGACGCCGGGACGAACTACGCCCTCGAACCCGCCCAGGCTGAGCTGCGGCGGGCCGTCGAGTTGCGCTATTTCTTCCCCGCCGCCTGGTACGCCCGCGGCTGGGCGGCCTCGGCCCGGGCCGAGCGCTCCTACCGCAACGGCGAACCAGACCGCGCCGTCGGCGACCAACTCGAAGCGGCCCTCGAATACTACCGCCTGGCCCTGGCCCAGGTCGACCCGACCGACGACCCCTACCTGCAGGCCGACATTCTGTTGGCCCTGGGCAACGCCAACTACCAGCTCGGCAACCCGGCGACGGCCTACCGTTTCTACCTGGAGCGCCTGGCGGCGGCGCCGCAGAACCACGAACCCGCCGTCGAGGCCCACTTCCACTTCAACCTGGCCCGCTGCGCCCGTTACGTCGAGGACTACCCGACGGCGCTGGAGCAGTACGACGTCGCCGCCCGGATCTATGAGGAAATCGGCAACGAAACCCGGCGGCTGATGTGCCTCGACGGCCAGGCCCTGGTCTACTTCGAGATGGAGAGTTGGCACGAGGCGCTCAACCGCTTCGTCGCGGTCAAGAACCTCTACGAGGAGCTGGCCGAGAACGCCGAGCGCGACGCCGTCGAGGCGCCGACGACGGCGCAGCGGCGCACGGCGGCCCGGCGGGCCCTGGTCGCCCGGGCCAAGGTCTCCTACCCCCTGCGCAATATCGGCATCTGCTACTACTTCCTCGAGGACTTCCAGCTCTCCCTGGCCTACCTGGGCCGGGCCCTGGAGGTCTTGACGCTGACGGGGCGCGAGTCCGAGGCCGCCGGCGGTGGCCTGCTGGACATCAACATCAGCGCCGGCCTGGCCGGTGACGCCGCCTCGGCCACCGAGGGCTTCGATCTTATCGGCGAGCAACAGTTGATCTACACCTTCGCCGCCAACTGCCACCGCCGGATGGGCGACTTCCGCTCGGCCATCCTGGCCTACCGCCGACGGCTGGAACTGTTCGAAGAGACCTCGGACTCGACGGACGCCCGGGCCGCCGCCGCCGAGCGCGGCAAGCTCTACAACCAGCTCGGTTTGCTGTCTTACCAGGTCGACGATCTGCGCGCCGCCGCCCGCTACTACCTCCTCTCCCGGGAGGCCTGCCGCGAGGCCGAGGTTCCGCGGGGCGAGACGCTGGCCCTGGTCAACCTCAGCGAGGTGGCGCTCAACATCGCCGACCGCCTGCGCCTGGCCCGCCTGTCCACCCAGGCCGCCTTCCCCGCCGTCGACGAACCCGAGGATCACGATGAAAGCTCCGACCTGCAGGCCGCCGCCCGGGAGCTGCGCGACGACCTCTACACCCTGGAGGACCGGGTGCGGGAGCTGGACGACCCCCGGCTCTACGCCCGCTACCTCAACGCCCGCGGCGTGCTGGAGCTCTACCTGGCGCCGGGGGAGGACGACGGTGAGGAGCGCCTGCTGGCCGCCGAGGACGCCTTCTTCCGCGCCCAGAGCCTTTACGAGGGCCTGAGCGATCCGGCCGGGCTGATCGGCTGCGAGCACAACCGGGGCGCAGCCCTGGCCGCCCTGGGGCGCTCCGAAGCCGCCGACGTTCTCCAGCGGGCCTACGACCGCGCCCGGCTGTTCGACTTCGACCGCCTGAGCTGGCGCATCGGCTACAGCCTGGCCGTCACGGCCCACGAGGCCGGCGAGACCGTCCGGGCGCGCATCTACCTGGAACGCGCGCTGGCCGACCTGGAACGCGAGCTGACCCAGCGCACCCAGCCGATCCTGCTCAGCGTCTACCAGGCCGAGGTCCGCGCCCTCTACGAGCTGGCCGTCGAGGTCGCCGCCGCCGAAGACGATCACCGCGCCGCCCTCGAATTGGCCGATCGCAGCCGCGCCGCCTATCTGGCCTCCCTCTTCGGCGAGCGCGAGCTGGAGCTCTACCGGGAGCGCGACCGCAACTTCTACAATAACGAGCGCCAGTACCAGCGGGACATCTCCAACCTGCTGCAGCGCATCGCCCGGCTGAGTCTCGACCCCAGCCCCGAGGCCCAGGACGAACTCGAGGGGGTCCGAGCTGAACTGCAACGCCAACGCCGGTCCTACCAGGAGTCCGTCGCCGCCCAGCTCGAGGCCAACGAGATCGTGGTGGCCTTCGCCGGCGCGACGACCGTCGGGCTGGAGCGGGTCCAGAGTCTGCTGGGTGACGAGGCCGCCCTGCTGGTTTACTACTTCGCCGGCGACGCCCTGTGGACCGGTGTACTCGATGCCGGCGGTATCCACGGTGCCCGCATCGAGCTGGGACGCGATGAGGTCCGCCGGCTAAACACCGCCGCCCTGGGCGGTGATTCCGCCGCCCTCGAACGCTTGGCCGACGCCTTGCTGGAACCCCACGCCGGGCGTCTCGAAAACGTCGAAACCCTCTATCTGGTCCCCGACGGCGAGCTCTGGCGCACCCCCTGGGGCGCCCTGCCCCTGGACGGGGAAATCCTGCTGCAACGGCACGAGCTGGCCCTGACCTCCTCGCCCAGTGAGCTGGCCTACGCTCACAGTGTGCGCAACATCAGCCGGGGCGAACCCCTGTTCATTGTCGGCTCGACGACGGCAGAGGGGGAGCGGCTGCTGGTCGATTCCCGTCTGGCCGAACTCGGCGGCGACCTGCTAACCGGCAAGCTCAGCACGGTCAAGCTCAACGAAACCGCCCTGGCCCGCCGGCTGATCGAATTCGACGCCCCCCTGGAGCATTCCGGCTCCGATCCGCTCTACTACGGCCTGCGCCTGGGCCCGGACGAAGCCGACGCCGGCATCTTCCCGCCCCTGGAGGACACCGGCGGCGAGGACCGCCTGCCCGAACCCGCCGAGCTGCAGCGCAGCGTGCTCAACTTAAAGGACCTGCTGGCCCTCAAGCTGGACGCCAACCTGTTGCTGCTCAACGACTACGGCGTACGCTTCGAGCTGGGCGGCGACCTGGACCGCGGTCTGAGCGTCCTGGGGCGCTGCGTCTCCTACAGCGGCTCGCCCAGCGTGGTCTACCTGCCCGCCGGTCTCGACCTGGCCGTCCGCGAGGCCTACCTGGCGACCTTCCACGGCCGGCGGACCGAGCACTCTCCGGCGGCGGCCGCCCGCCGGGCCGCCCTCGAGCTGCGCGACGCCGGCGCTCCCGTCAGCGACTGGGCCCGACCCTTCGTCCTCGGGTTCGCCGGGTTCGACGAGGAAGAGGAGCTGGCCTACGCCGAAGAGGCCTTCGTGCTGACCTTCAAGTCGGCTCAGGGTTTCTTCACCCAGGCCGAGGAACGCGGCGACGACGAGCTGTACCTCACCGCCGCCGTCCAGTTCGTCAAGGCCGCCCAGATGGCCGATCGTCTGGGTAAAACCGACGAGAGGCTGACCCTGCTCAACGCCGCCGTCGAGTCCTATTTCCGCGCCGGACGCCTCGACACCGCCGTCGAGAAGCAGGAGGAGATCCTGGCCGAGGTCGCCGAGCGGCCCGACAAGCGCCTGCAGGCCCTAATCCGCCTCAGCGGCCTGCACCACCACCGGGGAGAGCTTGAGACCGCTCTGGATTACAACGAGCAGGCCCTGGAGCTGCTGGGCGGCTTCGGCGCCGAGTCCAACCCCCAACTCGTCGACCTCTACATCAACCTCTACACCGAGCGCGCCCTGCTGCGCAAGCGGCTCTACCGCTACGACGAGGCTCTGGAGGACTACGAGCGGGCCGCCGGACTGGCCGCCGGCGACGAGCGCCCGGAGCGCTGGGCCGGGCTACAGTTGGAAATCGGCAACCTCTACCTGACAGCCCGCGAAGAGCCGCAGACCGCGGCTTACCATGCCGCCGAGGCTCGCAGAGTCTATGACGAGCGCGGTGATCGGCTCGGCGAGGCCGAGGCCCTGGCCCTCGACGGCCTGGCCGCCACCGAGCTGCGCGATTTCGAGCAGGCCCGTGAGCTCCACCGCCACGGCGAGGTGCTGACCTACATGGGAGCACCCTCGGAGCGCGGCCGCTCGGCCCGCCTGGCCAACCGCTTCGGCCTGGCCAAGGCCCGCTGGCACTCCCAGGACTACGCCGGCGCCCTGACGGTCTGCGAGGCCGCCCTGGACGAACTGCGCGAGGAGGAGCAGCTGCTGCGCTCGCGCTTCCTCGGCGTGGCGGCGCTTTCCCATCTGGGGCTGCTGCACGAGGAGCTGGCCGCCGAGCTGGCCGCCGAATCCCTCGCCGAGGCCCTGCGGGCCGGCAAGCTCGATCCCGCGGCTCCGGCCGAAGCCGAAGCCGCCGCCACCGGGCGCGTCGCCCCGGACATCGCCACGGCCTACGCCAACCTGGCCCTGGTCCGCCAGGTCACCGGCGATTTCGCCGCCGCCCGGGAGCTGATGGAGCGCGCCCTGGCCGTCGACACCGCCATCGATTACCGGGCCGCCGTCGAGGGCGATCTGCGCCGACTGGCCATCCTGGCCGAGCTGGAGGAGAACCTCGAACTGGCCATCGAATACCACGAACGCTACCTGGCGGACGCCGCACCCGACAACCCGCGCACGGTGATGGGCCGCTACGATCTGGCGCGACTCTACCCGATCTTCGATCCCGCCGAGGCCGAACGCAATCTGACGTCCGCGCTGGAGGGCGCCCGCCGGCTGGAACGCGTCGATCTCTACTGGCGCGCCCTGCATCAGCGGGCGCTGCGCCGCGAGGGCGAATCCTACGACGCCGCCGTCGCCGACCTCGAGGCGGCCATCGAGCTGGTCAACCTGACCTGGCCCGAGGTTCGCTTGACCAATCTTCGCGACGGCCTGCTCATCGACCCCCACCAGTTGTTCTCCGATACCATCACCCTGACCGCCCAGTTCGGCGATGTCGAGCGCTCCCTGGCCCAAAGCGAAACCTACCGCGTCGTCCTGGGCGAAAAGCAGCTCACCCGGGCCGACCTGGCCCGTATCAACCCCGAACTCCAGCGCAACCTCGATGAAGTGCGCCGCTTGTCCGGCGAGCTGGCCCGGGCGATCATGCGTCAAGACGCCGCCGTCGGCGAGTTGTCAACGCGCCACCGGGAGCTGATCGACCGGATCAGCCGACGCTGGCCCGACTTCGCCGGTCTGCTGGGGCGCACGCGCAGCCCGGCCGAGGTCCAACAACTGCTTAGACCCGAGCAGGCGGCCGTAGTCTACTTCCTCACCGAGCAACACTTCTTCCACTGGCTGATCACCGCCGACGGCGTCGAAATCCAGAAACGCCAGGCCTACGCCGTGCTGGACAACGGCCGGGCCTTCATCGAGCTGCTGGAGAACCGCGGCGAACTCGACGAGTTGCGCAGCCTGGGGGGCGCGGTTTACCGGGAGACCCTGCGCTCCTGGGAGCGCGAACTGTTCCTCGAGACAATCGACGAGGTGTTGATAATCCCCGACGGACTCCTGACCCAGCTGCCTTTCGGCTGTCTACCCTTCGAGGAAGAGTACGTCATCGACGGCGCCCTGCTGGAATACGCCCCCAGCCTGACCGCCTACTTCCAGCCCGCCGTGGAGGACTACGGCGAACTGCCCCTGCTGAGCATCGCCGACCCGGAAACCGCCCAACCGCGGCTAG includes these proteins:
- a CDS encoding CHAT domain-containing protein, producing MRIRPTLPLILCCLAVNPAPAQSAVTPGADGSTAGDFPLPEFEQLTTHGAYDGSPALKTGLSLVAFVSERAGNRDIWYYDLDSGELERLTEHTAADYQPTWDPTSDTVFFVSTRDDPDGELYSVDPSIDYVRRLTEHRGRDEFPAVSPDGKWVVFSRTEEEGFRPDGAPTGPNWEFPVEPANLFRIPVNGGEAERLTSSAATQPCFSPDGAWLAYVLPGRERSALVLRRLSDGRELVLVDDGSLVAYPRWRRSGIVFTRFALDTNSDGHIDILDNGQVCHLRADQVAGVLEGRFSAAAAADRLGPDQTPYRRVTTAREWSGVADLGGVNIFYASDASGNGDIWRTTIAPPPLEGAAVDVFREAQGVTDPSRRLLALVRFVDTFHADPLWGPEGQLAYADELERRGLEHQADFEREQVARRWGSSDHARAVAAYHELAVRWQRALAYDRLPTAEKALSGDVGTAEEATPVRAAALELAAEHEAKEPAVACACLVLAADTDAALGDNTAALELYDRAAYLGGDFARRAEAQTKAARSLERLGRREEARERYLDVLLNYPAEERWQGEVQASLTALETGGVTDVERLVALERVTRDYADYPELAAYAQLQIGRELEHLGQYEEAADAYQKVVDDFPRVRFLGARALIEQAAVRRRQGKPEEGARALRTVVEDYDDLGRGELAAEAEATLRRLLLDEAAAFRAHDDPQRAEALLRQALDFEYDFPAAHRALIKLLCEDLGQRDALVEEYEAVLQQEPDSAIAQYGLGLTLTYPPNGDAGTNYALEPAQAELRRAVELRYFFPAAWYARGWAASARAERSYRNGEPDRAVGDQLEAALEYYRLALAQVDPTDDPYLQADILLALGNANYQLGNPATAYRFYLERLAAAPQNHEPAVEAHFHFNLARCARYVEDYPTALEQYDVAARIYEEIGNETRRLMCLDGQALVYFEMESWHEALNRFVAVKNLYEELAENAERDAVEAPTTAQRRTAARRALVARAKVSYPLRNIGICYYFLEDFQLSLAYLGRALEVLTLTGRESEAAGGGLLDINISAGLAGDAASATEGFDLIGEQQLIYTFAANCHRRMGDFRSAILAYRRRLELFEETSDSTDARAAAAERGKLYNQLGLLSYQVDDLRAAARYYLLSREACREAEVPRGETLALVNLSEVALNIADRLRLARLSTQAAFPAVDEPEDHDESSDLQAAARELRDDLYTLEDRVRELDDPRLYARYLNARGVLELYLAPGEDDGEERLLAAEDAFFRAQSLYEGLSDPAGLIGCEHNRGAALAALGRSEAADVLQRAYDRARLFDFDRLSWRIGYSLAVTAHEAGETVRARIYLERALADLERELTQRTQPILLSVYQAEVRALYELAVEVAAAEDDHRAALELADRSRAAYLASLFGERELELYRERDRNFYNNERQYQRDISNLLQRIARLSLDPSPEAQDELEGVRAELQRQRRSYQESVAAQLEANEIVVAFAGATTVGLERVQSLLGDEAALLVYYFAGDALWTGVLDAGGIHGARIELGRDEVRRLNTAALGGDSAALERLADALLEPHAGRLENVETLYLVPDGELWRTPWGALPLDGEILLQRHELALTSSPSELAYAHSVRNISRGEPLFIVGSTTAEGERLLVDSRLAELGGDLLTGKLSTVKLNETALARRLIEFDAPLEHSGSDPLYYGLRLGPDEADAGIFPPLEDTGGEDRLPEPAELQRSVLNLKDLLALKLDANLLLLNDYGVRFELGGDLDRGLSVLGRCVSYSGSPSVVYLPAGLDLAVREAYLATFHGRRTEHSPAAAARRAALELRDAGAPVSDWARPFVLGFAGFDEEEELAYAEEAFVLTFKSAQGFFTQAEERGDDELYLTAAVQFVKAAQMADRLGKTDERLTLLNAAVESYFRAGRLDTAVEKQEEILAEVAERPDKRLQALIRLSGLHHHRGELETALDYNEQALELLGGFGAESNPQLVDLYINLYTERALLRKRLYRYDEALEDYERAAGLAAGDERPERWAGLQLEIGNLYLTAREEPQTAAYHAAEARRVYDERGDRLGEAEALALDGLAATELRDFEQARELHRHGEVLTYMGAPSERGRSARLANRFGLAKARWHSQDYAGALTVCEAALDELREEEQLLRSRFLGVAALSHLGLLHEELAAELAAESLAEALRAGKLDPAAPAEAEAAATGRVAPDIATAYANLALVRQVTGDFAAARELMERALAVDTAIDYRAAVEGDLRRLAILAELEENLELAIEYHERYLADAAPDNPRTVMGRYDLARLYPIFDPAEAERNLTSALEGARRLERVDLYWRALHQRALRREGESYDAAVADLEAAIELVNLTWPEVRLTNLRDGLLIDPHQLFSDTITLTAQFGDVERSLAQSETYRVVLGEKQLTRADLARINPELQRNLDEVRRLSGELARAIMRQDAAVGELSTRHRELIDRISRRWPDFAGLLGRTRSPAEVQQLLRPEQAAVVYFLTEQHFFHWLITADGVEIQKRQAYAVLDNGRAFIELLENRGELDELRSLGGAVYRETLRSWERELFLETIDEVLIIPDGLLTQLPFGCLPFEEEYVIDGALLEYAPSLTAYFQPAVEDYGELPLLSIADPETAQPRLEFAVKEAESIQRRYPGSPEPFLDEEARETVFHELAPDARRLHLATHSALIPGDPLHSALLFTGSLQNTEGVDPTDDGRLTVAEVIGMDLRAEVAALSACSTAVGGQSVGRELLSLARAFLFAGTGSVLATFNRTSDITTAVLVRNFFVNLSDGLDPAAALHLAQLQTRGQFEHPSYWGAVGLFSRQGVHGGDTPQLGEEE